In the Victivallis sp. Marseille-Q1083 genome, one interval contains:
- a CDS encoding RHS repeat domain-containing protein, which yields MKKFSMVTHYEYAATGELTKQYGDDAYPVSYEYDADGRLTKLTTYRNYPQPGDSTAFAYDADDRIATRTDAAGQATSYTYDAGGRLLTRTWANGVVTTYSYDNGGTPTGVNYSDDTAAIAMTLTRLGETATLTDAAGTHHFTYNADRTVATESQPLLTNGELVFSYDALGRPTGLTLKQGTAVELSASYSYDAMSRLATVTGLGHTATYSRVSGSNRLASTEFKVGTTTVHTATRGYDHFNRLTDVNGYGYTYNARDQRTKQTLIDGQYWEYSYDELGQVISGVKKTAAGVVVSGQNYAYAYDTVGNRETATANAVETNYTANQLNQYTAIGSIIPTYDVNGNLLTGYNGWTMEWNGENRLKAIYNATTRLEFAYDYNGRRFSKKTYAKSGADWVLSSEKKFIYDGFKQIAEYNGTTLVQAYVWQPAGSGDFDVPLWMKAGSNVYTYVTDGNKNIRQLKNAAGTAVATYDYDPFGNVSATGSVSCNPWQFSSEFRDAETGLIYYNYRYYAPTIGRWINKDLFEERGGVNLYAILQNNLIAKWDWRGQFDGLAPWVMETLGEWLGFFKKCCNGINYDTRKKCCCNGKLYDKSEKFVIDIYYGYKTTSGPIEFGIPYGLISHAWLEWDGGSAGFYGYGYGDSVPTEDPGSSALLFGAGIGNVRFPEGDNYISGPKMRLEHFEFSACRYDLEKLKNTLILKVLLDKTAPPYYDFYAVNCLTWAAAVVYFAEDLSRCELD from the coding sequence ATGAAAAAGTTTTCAATGGTGACCCATTATGAATACGCCGCGACCGGGGAGTTGACCAAACAGTACGGCGACGACGCCTATCCGGTCAGCTACGAATATGACGCCGACGGCCGGCTGACCAAACTGACCACCTACCGGAACTATCCGCAACCCGGCGACAGTACGGCCTTCGCTTACGATGCCGATGACCGGATCGCGACGCGGACCGATGCGGCCGGCCAGGCGACCTCGTACACCTACGACGCCGGTGGACGGCTGTTGACCCGGACCTGGGCCAACGGGGTGGTGACGACCTACAGTTACGACAACGGCGGTACGCCGACCGGGGTGAATTATTCGGATGACACGGCCGCCATCGCGATGACGCTGACCCGGCTGGGGGAGACGGCGACCCTGACCGATGCGGCGGGAACGCATCATTTTACCTACAACGCCGACCGGACGGTGGCGACCGAAAGCCAGCCGCTGCTGACCAACGGCGAACTGGTTTTCAGCTATGATGCATTGGGCCGCCCGACCGGTCTGACGCTGAAACAGGGGACGGCGGTCGAGTTGTCGGCGAGTTATAGCTACGACGCGATGAGCCGGTTGGCGACGGTGACGGGGTTGGGACATACGGCGACCTACAGCCGGGTGAGCGGCAGTAACCGTCTGGCGTCGACGGAGTTCAAAGTTGGAACGACGACGGTCCACACCGCGACGCGCGGTTATGACCATTTCAACCGGCTGACCGACGTCAACGGTTACGGTTATACTTACAACGCCAGGGACCAGCGGACGAAACAGACGTTGATTGACGGGCAGTACTGGGAATACAGCTACGACGAGCTTGGCCAGGTGATCAGCGGCGTCAAGAAGACTGCTGCCGGAGTGGTGGTGAGCGGTCAGAATTACGCCTACGCTTACGACACCGTCGGCAACCGGGAAACGGCGACGGCGAACGCGGTGGAGACCAACTATACCGCGAACCAGTTGAACCAGTACACGGCGATCGGCAGCATCATCCCGACTTACGATGTCAACGGCAATCTGTTGACCGGTTATAACGGTTGGACGATGGAATGGAACGGCGAAAACCGGCTGAAAGCCATCTACAACGCGACGACCAGGCTGGAATTTGCCTACGATTACAATGGTCGGCGATTCAGTAAGAAGACTTACGCGAAGAGTGGAGCCGACTGGGTGTTGTCGAGTGAAAAGAAGTTCATTTACGACGGTTTCAAGCAAATTGCCGAATACAACGGTACGACGCTGGTGCAGGCGTACGTCTGGCAGCCGGCCGGCAGCGGCGATTTCGATGTGCCGCTGTGGATGAAAGCCGGTAGCAACGTCTACACCTACGTCACCGACGGCAACAAGAACATCCGGCAGTTGAAGAACGCTGCCGGAACGGCGGTTGCCACCTACGACTACGATCCGTTCGGCAATGTGTCGGCTACCGGCAGTGTGAGCTGTAATCCGTGGCAGTTCAGCAGCGAGTTTCGCGATGCCGAAACCGGCTTGATCTACTACAACTACCGATATTACGCGCCAACTATCGGCCGGTGGATCAACAAAGATCTATTTGAAGAACGGGGTGGTGTAAATTTGTATGCAATATTACAGAATAATCTTATCGCGAAATGGGATTGGAGAGGACAATTTGATGGACTAGCTCCTTGGGTTATGGAAACACTTGGAGAGTGGTTAGGTTTTTTTAAAAAATGTTGTAATGGAATAAACTATGATACAAGAAAAAAATGTTGTTGTAATGGGAAACTTTATGATAAAAGTGAAAAATTTGTTATTGATATATACTATGGATATAAAACAACTAGTGGCCCAATAGAATTCGGAATTCCTTACGGATTGATCTCCCATGCTTGGCTTGAATGGGATGGAGGAAGTGCAGGATTTTATGGCTATGGCTATGGAGACAGTGTTCCCACTGAAGATCCTGGATCATCTGCTTTGCTTTTTGGGGCGGGTATAGGTAATGTGAGATTTCCAGAAGGAGATAATTATATAAGTGGACCTAAAATGCGACTAGAGCATTTTGAATTTTCAGCGTGTCGCTATGACTTAGAGAAACTAAAAAATACTTTAATTTTAAAGGTATTATTAGATAAAACAGCGCCTCCATATTATGATTTTTATGCTGTAAATTGTTTGACATGGGCCGCTGCAGTTGTATATTTTGCAGAGGATTTATCACGATGCGAATTAGATTAA
- a CDS encoding RHS repeat domain-containing protein gives MIHCSFHTATRGYDHFNRLTGVNGYGYSYNARDQRTKQTLSDGQYWEYSYDELGQVISGVKKTAAGVVVNGQNYAYAYDTVGNRETTAADAVATNYTANQLNQYTAIGNVIPSYDVNGNLLTGYSGWTMEWNGENRLKAIYNTTTRLEFAYDYNGRRFSKKTYAKSGADWVLSSEKKFIYDGFKQIAEYNGTTLAQAYVWQPAGSGDFDVPLWMKSGSNVYTYVTDGNKNIRQLKNAAGTVVATYDYDPFGNVAATGSVSNNPWQFSSEFRDTETGLIYYNYRYYAPSIGRWISRDPIWEEGGVNLYIMIANSLISSYDSWGYGFWSRVFNVIGGALQATAGGVLIATGGPAGWVLGGLMLIQGLANVVAGFRADESNFGILLSQRIAEAVGLDPQTGALVYVGIEAVTGLISISSGGKTCLQIVFKGEKYVRQSVNYVRQYPFFGQVVTRIVPLFHYSEYVRIHWSIRVLVGGQTVFDAYTEYESVRDFFRRMDPENKDDLELRDVFYQNIEYQE, from the coding sequence ATGATTCATTGCTCCTTCCACACCGCGACGCGCGGTTATGACCATTTCAACCGGCTGACTGGCGTCAATGGTTACGGTTATAGTTATAATGCCAGGGACCAGCGGACGAAACAGACGTTGAGTGACGGGCAGTACTGGGAATACAGCTACGACGAGCTTGGCCAGGTGATCAGCGGCGTCAAGAAGACTGCTGCCGGAGTGGTGGTTAACGGTCAGAATTACGCCTATGCTTACGACACCGTCGGCAACCGGGAAACGACGGCGGCGGACGCGGTGGCGACCAACTATACCGCGAACCAGTTGAACCAGTACACCGCGATCGGTAACGTCATTCCGAGCTACGATGTCAACGGCAATCTGCTGACTGGTTACAGCGGTTGGACGATGGAATGGAATGGCGAAAACCGGCTGAAAGCGATCTACAACACGACGACCAGGCTGGAATTCGCCTACGATTACAACGGTCGACGGTTCAGTAAGAAGACTTACGCGAAGAGTGGAGCCGACTGGGTGTTGTCGAGCGAAAAGAAGTTCATTTACGACGGTTTCAAACAGATCGCCGAATACAACGGTACGACGCTGGCGCAGGCGTACGTCTGGCAGCCGGCCGGCAGCGGCGATTTCGATGTGCCGTTGTGGATGAAATCCGGGAGCAACGTCTACACTTACGTCACCGACGGCAACAAGAACATCCGGCAGTTGAAGAACGCTGCCGGAACAGTGGTTGCCACCTACGACTACGACCCGTTCGGCAACGTTGCCGCCACCGGCAGTGTGAGCAACAATCCGTGGCAGTTCAGCAGCGAGTTCCGCGACACCGAAACCGGCTTGATCTACTACAACTACCGATATTATGCGCCAAGCATCGGACGATGGATCAGTCGAGACCCGATTTGGGAAGAGGGTGGGGTTAACTTATACATAATGATCGCAAATAGCTTAATCTCTTCTTATGATTCTTGGGGGTATGGTTTTTGGTCACGCGTATTTAATGTGATTGGTGGTGCTTTGCAAGCCACTGCTGGAGGAGTTCTGATAGCCACTGGAGGGCCTGCCGGATGGGTACTCGGTGGCCTTATGCTCATTCAGGGATTAGCGAATGTTGTCGCTGGTTTTAGGGCAGATGAAAGTAATTTTGGAATACTTTTATCGCAGAGGATTGCGGAAGCCGTGGGATTGGATCCGCAAACTGGAGCATTGGTATATGTTGGGATCGAGGCCGTTACAGGATTAATTAGTATCTCGAGTGGCGGGAAAACATGTTTACAGATTGTATTCAAAGGAGAGAAGTATGTACGTCAGTCAGTTAATTATGTTAGGCAGTATCCTTTTTTTGGGCAGGTAGTAACTAGAATTGTGCCCTTATTTCATTATTCTGAATATGTTAGAATTCATTGGTCAATACGTGTTTTGGTTGGAGGGCAAACAGTTTTTGATGCTTATACTGAATATGAGTCTGTGCGGGATTTCTTCCGACGAATGGATCCTGAGAACAAAGATGACTTGGAGTTACGAGATGTCTTTTATCAAAATATAGAGTATCAGGAGTAA
- a CDS encoding RHS repeat domain-containing protein gives MLVATYGYEAMSRLASTVFKAGTATVHTATRSYDHFNRLTGVSGCSYIYNARDQRTKQTLSDGQYWDYSYDELGQVISGVKKTAAGAVVSGQNYAYDYDTVGNRETATANAVETNYTANQLNQYTAIGSVTPTYDVNGNLLTGYNGWTMEWNGENRLKAIYNATTRLEFAYDYNGRRFSKKTYAKSGADWVLSSEKKFIYDGFKQIAEYNGTTLVQAYVWQPAGSGDFDVPLWMKAGSNVYTYVTDGNKNIRQLKTAAGTVVATYDYDPFGNVSATGSVSNNPWQFSSEFRDIETGLIYYNYRYYAPSIGRWISRDPIWEEGGMNLYGIHQNNSIDYLDQYGLSKKNQDDNPAKIFIIDQVKDGFTISVSATMDVRKASQAKWVVGKDAILNLAQSYIGKVNYYGDTIYRLDPKIFKELKNIADSKGKKTLKVAKQLLPLIDAYEAYLWFSTEEVSYYNALYDAIYLFRSQRNFANCLGVCIAGSSYISSIPEATGVAAFLLAEWFEKKCSQKCCENY, from the coding sequence ATGTTGGTGGCGACCTACGGTTATGAGGCAATGAGCCGTCTGGCGTCAACGGTGTTCAAAGCCGGAACGGCGACGGTCCACACCGCGACGCGCAGTTATGACCATTTCAACCGCCTGACCGGCGTCAGCGGTTGCAGCTACATTTATAACGCCAGGGATCAGCGGACGAAACAGACGTTGAGCGACGGGCAGTATTGGGACTACAGCTACGACGAGCTTGGCCAAGTGATCAGCGGCGTCAAGAAGACTGCCGCCGGAGCGGTGGTGAGCGGTCAGAATTACGCCTACGATTACGACACCGTCGGCAACCGGGAAACGGCGACGGCGAACGCTGTGGAGACCAACTATACCGCGAACCAATTGAACCAGTACACGGCGATCGGCAGCGTCACCCCGACCTACGATGTCAATGGCAATCTGTTGACCGGTTATAACGGTTGGACGATGGAATGGAACGGCGAAAACCGGCTGAAAGCCATCTACAACGCGACGACCAGGCTGGAATTTGCCTACGATTACAATGGTCGGCGATTCAGTAAGAAGACTTACGCGAAGAGTGGAGCCGACTGGGTGTTGTCGAGTGAAAAGAAGTTCATTTACGACGGTTTCAAGCAAATTGCCGAATACAACGGTACGACGCTGGTGCAGGCGTACGTCTGGCAGCCGGCCGGCAGCGGCGATTTCGATGTGCCGCTGTGGATGAAAGCCGGCAGTAACGTTTACACCTACGTCACCGACGGCAACAAGAACATCCGGCAGTTGAAAACCGCCGCTGGAACGGTGGTTGCGACCTACGATTACGACCCGTTCGGCAATGTGTCGGCTACCGGCAGTGTGAGCAACAATCCGTGGCAGTTCAGCAGCGAGTTCCGAGACATTGAAACCGGCTTGATCTACTACAACTATCGATATTACGCGCCAAGCATCGGACGATGGATAAGCAGAGATCCGATTTGGGAAGAGGGAGGAATGAATTTGTATGGGATTCATCAAAATAATAGTATTGATTACCTTGATCAATATGGGTTGTCTAAAAAGAATCAGGATGATAATCCTGCAAAAATCTTTATTATTGACCAAGTGAAAGATGGGTTTACGATATCTGTAAGTGCGACAATGGATGTGAGAAAAGCCTCACAAGCCAAATGGGTTGTTGGTAAAGATGCAATATTGAATTTAGCACAATCCTATATTGGAAAAGTAAATTATTATGGAGATACTATTTATAGACTTGATCCAAAAATTTTTAAAGAACTAAAAAATATTGCGGATTCTAAAGGAAAGAAAACTCTAAAAGTGGCAAAACAGTTATTACCTCTAATTGATGCATATGAAGCTTATCTGTGGTTTTCTACAGAAGAAGTAAGTTACTATAATGCACTTTATGATGCAATTTATTTGTTTCGTAGTCAAAGAAATTTTGCAAATTGCCTGGGTGTGTGTATTGCTGGTAGTAGTTATATTAGTTCCATTCCAGAGGCAACTGGAGTAGCTGCTTTTCTTTTGGCAGAATGGTTTGAGAAAAAGTGTAGTCAAAAATGTTGTGAAAATTATTGA